The genomic stretch GCGATGCGCCCGGCTATCTCGACGACGTCCAGCGGCACCATATCCTGCCGCGCCAATTGATCAGCCGTAGGTGCTTTGGCAATTTTTTCGCCCGTGTGGGCTGTGCCAGTCTCGGCTTCGACGATTTTCGCTCCAACGGCCTCTTGCTTCCGTCAACCGAGGGAAGGGCGATCGCGATGGGGCTGCCACTCCATCGCGGACCGCACCGCCACTACAATGAAATCGTGATCGAGCGCGTCGGCTCGATCGAAACCGCATGGGCGTCGAAACATCCCTCAGATGACGGGCGCGCTGCGATAGACGCCATCTTCAGGCTTCAGCTGCTGCAGCTTGCTCTCCGACGCCGTCTCCTGGAAGAGCGTCGCCGGATAATCCTGAACCGCAAGGACCCCGTCGGCACTGGGTTCGATTTTACAGAACTCGATGCAATGGCAGAGGAACTGTGGCGATCTACTGCGCAATCCACGGCTTGAAGGCGGACTTTGCGTCCAGCGCCTTCTTGGCCGCGTGATATTCGCGCTCGAAACGCGAGACCATATCCTCGACCGTTCCGACGGACTTGATCGCGCCGACACCCTGGCCAGAGCCCCAGATGTCCTTCCATGCCTTGGCCTTGGTATTGCCGCCGCTTCCGAAATTCATCTTGCTGGGATCGCTGACAGGGAGGTTGTCCGGATCCATTCCGGCCGCTTCGATTGAACGGCGCAGGTAGTTGCCGTGGACACCGGTGAACAGGTTCGAATAGACGATCTCGTCGGCGCTACTCGCGACGATGCAGTCCTTGTAAGCCTGGACCGCATTGGCCTCTTCAGTGGCGATGAAGGTGCTGCCGGCATAACCGAAATCAGCGCCCATCGCCTGGGCAGCAAGGATCGATGCGCCATTGGCGATGGAGCCCGACAGGGCGACCAGTCCATCGAACCATTCGCGGATTTCCTGCATCAGTGCGAAGGGCGATTGCGTGCCGGCGTGCCCGCCCGCACCTGCCGCAACGGGGATAAGGCCGTCCGCACCCTTTTCGATCGCCTTGTGGGCAAAGCGGTTGTTGATCACGTCATGCATCGTGATGCCGCCCCAGCTGCGTACGGCGTCGAAGATTTCCGGGCGCGCGCCGAGCGAAGTGATGACGAGCGGCACCTGCCATTTGGCGCAGGTCGCCATGTCGGCATCGAGACGGTCGTTGGTCTTGTGGACGATCTGGTTGACCGCAAACGGAGCGGCGGGCCGGTCAGGGTTCTCGCGATTGTGCTTGGCCAGTTCTTCCGTGATCTGGTGCAGCCATTCGTCGAGCAAGGTCTGCGGACGCGCATTGAGCGCGGGGAAGCTGCCGATAACGCCGGCCTTGCACTGCGCGATCACCAGTTCGGGACCGGACACGATAAACAGCGGGGATCCGATCAGCGGAAGGCGCAGGCGATCGAAAGGGGCAGGAAGAGACATCCAAAACTCCGTTGCAGCTTAAAACTTTTGTTTGGCTTATGCGCGCTCGGCTTCAATGTCGAGGCATCAAGACGGTAGAATATCCTCGATGTCGTAAAACCGCGCTGCGGTGCCCGCGAACAGGGCGCGTTTCTCGTCCTGTCCGGCACCTGTGGCGAGGCGCTTGAAGGCATTCCACAGGACCGGGTATTCTGCACCCCAATAGTCGACCGGGTAATTGCTTTCGAACATTGCGCGCGCCGGTCCGAATGCGTCGATGCAGGTTTCGACATAGGGGCGCCACATGGCAGCAAGGTCTTCCGAGCCTGTTCCTGCTGCGGGGCCCTTATCCGGCAGGCCGCAGAACGCCATCGCCAGGCCGCCGAGCTTCACGACAACATTTTCGCACTGGGCCAGCTCGCGAATGTTGTGACGCCAGGTGTCGAAGCGTTCATGCAGTTTTCCGTGATAGCTGCCCATGCCGAGAGGCGTGCCGCAGTGATCGAGACAGATCGGCTGGTCCGGGAACGCCTTTGCCAGCGAAATGACGTCGGGCAACTGCGGTTCGAGCACCCAAGCATCGAAGGTGAGCCCCATCTTCCCGAGATGGGCGAAGCCTTCGCGGAAAGTCGCGTCGAGATAGAGTCCTTCCGGTGCATGGAAGGGCGCACCCAGCACCTCGGGATCGGCATCCCAGGCGCCTTGGTGACGAATGCCCTTGAAC from Altererythrobacter epoxidivorans encodes the following:
- a CDS encoding amidohydrolase family protein, which produces MPEQIIEPDLPIIDPHHHLWDLRPMIGAFPEPLHPFISALPDNAYYTFDQLHAHMTSGHNVIGTVFMECGAFYNAAYGDAKKTVGEVEFVNGVAAQGASGLYGDLRPCAAIIGHADLQLGDGAAEVLEALKAAAPGRFKGIRHQGAWDADPEVLGAPFHAPEGLYLDATFREGFAHLGKMGLTFDAWVLEPQLPDVISLAKAFPDQPICLDHCGTPLGMGSYHGKLHERFDTWRHNIRELAQCENVVVKLGGLAMAFCGLPDKGPAAGTGSEDLAAMWRPYVETCIDAFGPARAMFESNYPVDYWGAEYPVLWNAFKRLATGAGQDEKRALFAGTAARFYDIEDILPS
- a CDS encoding NAD(P)H-dependent flavin oxidoreductase, which translates into the protein MSLPAPFDRLRLPLIGSPLFIVSGPELVIAQCKAGVIGSFPALNARPQTLLDEWLHQITEELAKHNRENPDRPAAPFAVNQIVHKTNDRLDADMATCAKWQVPLVITSLGARPEIFDAVRSWGGITMHDVINNRFAHKAIEKGADGLIPVAAGAGGHAGTQSPFALMQEIREWFDGLVALSGSIANGASILAAQAMGADFGYAGSTFIATEEANAVQAYKDCIVASSADEIVYSNLFTGVHGNYLRRSIEAAGMDPDNLPVSDPSKMNFGSGGNTKAKAWKDIWGSGQGVGAIKSVGTVEDMVSRFEREYHAAKKALDAKSAFKPWIAQ
- a CDS encoding AHH domain-containing protein, with amino-acid sequence MGRKISRRKAIPFRSVNRRDAPGYLDDVQRHHILPRQLISRRCFGNFFARVGCASLGFDDFRSNGLLLPSTEGRAIAMGLPLHRGPHRHYNEIVIERVGSIETAWASKHPSDDGRAAIDAIFRLQLLQLALRRRLLEERRRIILNRKDPVGTGFDFTELDAMAEELWRSTAQSTA